In Theileria parva strain Muguga chromosome 4 map unlocalized ctg_529, whole genome shotgun sequence, one DNA window encodes the following:
- the snf8 gene encoding EAP30/Vps36 family protein, whose translation MKMGLGGSDIIDKDRNDERLRLLSSQVSSENRERYLSILNDFRTNFENFVRRHHDKINSDHHFRLKFLEICDILSIDVLELSPRIRPNFSRVFGSVSWFLPEICTLILEICINTRNENGGICELSHVLEMFPKSYKLTQNDLLKASKEFKVFGDSIKVLEVNDKYFFVTNPDLSNVHCECIKVATELKRGITCLDLSNHLGWTIERSQIVLNQLTSSQITWIDINTNTGNSLENTYYWFTSLINTF comes from the exons atgaagATGGGACTGGGGGGTTCAgatattattgataaaGATAGAAACGATGAAAGGCTAAGGTTGTTGTCTAGTCAAGTATCATCAGAGAATCGCGAGAGGTACttgagtattttaaatgacTTCAGAACAaattttgagaattttGTAAGGCGCCAtcatgataaaataaattcaGACCATCATTTTAGGCTAAAATTTCTGGAAATTTGTGATATTTTATCTATTGACGTCCTGGAATTAAGTCCGAGAATAAGGCCTAACTTTTCTAGAGTTTTTGGATCAGTAAGCTGGTTCTTACCGGAAATTTGTACTTTAATACTTGAAATTTGCATAAACACAAGGAACGAAAACGGCGGTATTTGCGAGCTTAGTCACGTCCTTGAAATGTTTCCAAAAAGCTACAAACTCACTCAGAACGATTTACTAAAGGCCTCAAAAGAGTTTAAAGTTTTTGGTGATTCAATCAAAGTGCTTGAAGTAAACGACAAATACTTCTTTGTTACTAATCCTGACCTTTCAAACGTCCATTGTGAATGCATTAAAGTGGCCACAGAACTCAAAAGAGGAATCACCTGCTTGGATTTGTCAAACCACTTGGGTTGGACCATTGAAAGGTCACAAATTGTACTCAACCAATTAACGTCTTCACAGATTACATGGATTGATATAAATACAAACAcag GAAACTCACTCGAAAATACATATTACTGGTTCACTTCATTAATTAACACcttttaa
- a CDS encoding Ribosomal protein L16p/L10e family protein: MPPIFYKPPLPVNYKVPKGRIIPLTKPQITLGKSLITLTPRRIKADVLEKVRMSLKRVLKKKTERFVDVHATYPVTKKPDGVKMGQGKGKIHHHVARVPAGFPIIRLPQLSPFVPGNLPIFTAFKRALSNLPVPCAFRSQLNNFSIDSLVDKQHAKLNTDLHRTKQLLKYRFSKQ; this comes from the exons ATGCCGcccattttttataaaccTCCCTTACCTGTTAATTACAAGGTCCCAAAGGGTAGAATTATTCCTTTAACAAAGCCACAAATAACTCTTGGAAAGTCTTTAATCACTCTAACACCTAGAAGGATTAAGGCGGATGTTTTGGAAAAGGTTCGTATGTCCCTTAAGAGAGttttaaaaaagaaaaCTGAAAGGTTTGTAGATGTTCATGCAACTTATCCCGTAACCAAAAAGCCAGATGGCGTCAAAATGGGACAAGGTAAAGGTAAAATACACCACCACGTAGCAAGAGTTCCTGCAG GATTTCCAATAATAAGACTACCACAGCTTAGTCCTTTTGTTCCAGGGAATTTGCCCATCTTTACAGCCTTTAAAAGGgcattatcaaatttaccTGTTCCCTGCGCATTTCGATCACAGTTAAATAACTTTAGCATTGATTCACTGGTGGATAAACAACACGCAAAACTCAATACAGATTTACATAGAACAAAACAACTACTTAAGTATAGATTTTCTAAACAGTAG
- a CDS encoding Alpha/beta hydrolase family protein has product MACELVNLAVDSINVDLNKINHWKENVYNFLNLNYAPKPGYRFGKVTNSKAILWETDGLTFCRKVTISQHNNSFLFLYINIYNKGDSKSLYFVNSDLYSPVNDSTPANTQLNQKKQNKDDRNHPKANWCRVKSTDFFEKLNEVVELHQFFCDVELNLGSKLNHHLFFINNSHRLLIDVFLPKLGYKLTKVKSGLFEIWRSSSPNEKCITAFAYPRTKYSYLHLVIECDSDNPFDYPPDSHTSAVGRRKNLYFKRSMYCWTELSKEEFFSHFEMEFGKTGVNGEVCNLDRDLYCYYYKNIPLKIDDIDEDMFFVTKTFCEKVTNLSIKPKPGFFLKEIYLERFLLKCSKIENVLHVNLHLYNDELVIFYIVLSTLNLPSKLSGSLSPPSACPTTNGLYGLSHSRSSDLVLDTAQLNSGMYEQNENSPESVNTILYFKKRDSTWSLVSYSDYVSTFSSFSYYKPNFEFSNSMASTRSTSRSNSFGISRRPNFMHRNRFSRVVHMRNLLRKNLHIQDEVFQGKIFSNTFKNNKNLHIRTYFSPSENYTCPKKVNRFHEFSSRKNVILVHGVASSFMDQFMATNFTKLLQKINYLNLNPYFTPSIAPSPSRFIHKRTLLGSIMSHRGVLYGYKKRQSMNIMLIRKNPLHRLRFHKLINLKRYKYGFNTAITRRRPHLSHFNIQNTKNHYRDPYNTRIGYTNNMSEYRSFGYPAYKLNTSVSHSRKYYELFNSSNQYMDNILDVFKSCSYTGSLVELLNKLGYNVYAMDLQAHGLSESFTSIRCYVTDFQDYVSDLLQFVEIVRSGKFFDNSDSYTLTQYPTSSPNLRFGHEFTQFSTEDQESNTEYFSSMNNSPISNESGYTLRNHINTPLSKESKQKDQFVLIGHSMGANICLQAIEHYNSLPKTDADDDTDQSCTPKKQVLGQNTRMNENNLVDVFISVSGMYNILDLLTKTIKKIFPIFFRVTSMFIPSHDTVPLKYRDYTTTFRLYKRFHDPYFYIRKLTHLKGHQVIKACREVFENVRFYPKQIKTLILHSSHDPSCHINGSNELYERLEGEHCQYLQVDSNFHSIMSFEYIGVIKDIFLKVLS; this is encoded by the exons ATGGCTTGCGAACTTGTAAATTTAGCGGTTGACTCAATTAACGTGGACTTGAATAAAATCAACCACTGGAAGGAAAACGTCTAcaattttttgaatttaaattatgcACCTAAACCAGGATATAGGTTTGGAAAGGTTACAAATTCAAAAGCCATTTTATGGGAGACTGACGGCTTAACATTTTGCAGAAAAGTTACGATTTCTCAACATAATAACTCATTCCTCTTCCTCTACatcaatatttataataaaggAGATTCAAAATCACtgtattttgtaaattctGACTTATATTCCCCCGTTAACGATTCTACTCCTGCGAACACACAGTTAAATCagaaaaaacaaaataaagaCGATCGAAATCATCCAAAAGCGAATTGGTGCCGAGTTAAATCAACAGATTTCTTTGAGAAGCTTAACGAAGTTGTTGAGCTACATCAGTTTTTCTGCGATGTTGAACTTAATCTGGGTTCAAAGCTGAACCACCATctatttttcattaataaCTCTCACAGACTTTTAATTGATGTGTTTTTGCCGAAACTTGGCTATAAACTAACAAAGGTTAAATCAGGCCTATTTGAAATTTGGCGTTCGAGTTCTCCTAACGAGAAGTGTATTACAGCCTTTGCTTATCCCAGAACTAAATACTCTTATCTACATCTTGTTATCGAATGTGACTCTGATAACCCATTCGATTATCCCCCGGACTCTCACACTAGTGCAGTTGGAAGAAGGAagaatttatattttaaaagatCGATGTATTGTTGGACTGAGCTGTCAAAAGAGGAATTTTTTAGCCACTTTGAAATGGAATTTGGCAAAACTGGAGTGAATGGAGAAGTGTGTAACCTGGATCGTGATCTTTATTGTTACTATTATAAGAATATACCTCTTAAAATAGACGACATTGATGAGGATATGTTCTTTGTGACTAAAACATTTTGTGAAAAGGTTACCAACCTTTCCATTAAACCAAAGCCAGGTTTCTTTTTAAAGGAAATTTACCTGGAACgatttttactaaaatgTTCCAAAATTGAAAACGTTCTACATGTGAATTTACACTTGTACAACGATGAACTTGTTATCTTCTACATTGTTTTATCTACCCTCAACTTACCTTCTAAATTATCCGGATCCTTGTCACCACCCTCAGCATGTCCTACTACTAATGGGCTCTATGGATTATCCCACTCTCGTTCTTCCGACTTAGTTTTAGATACCGCACAACTGAATTCAGGAATGTATGAACAAAATGAGAACAGTCCTGAAAGTGTAAATAccattttatactttaagAAGAGGGACTCAACCTGGTCATTGGTAAGTTATTCAGATTACGTGTCAACGTTTTCCAGCTTTTCTTATTACAAGCCTAATTTCGAATTTTCCAATAGTATGGCCAGCACTAGAAGTACAAGTAGATCCAATAGCTTTGGAATTAGTAGAAGACCAAATTTTATGCACAGGAATAGATTCTCAAGAGTAGTGCACATGAGGAACCTTTTAAGGAAGAATTTACACATCCAAGATGAGGTGTTCCAAGGTAAAATTTTCtccaacacatttaaaaataacaagaATTTACACATCAGAACATACTTTTCTCCTTCAGAAAATTATACATGCCCCAAAAAAGTAAACAGATTTCACGAATTCTCTAGCAGgaaaaatgttattttggTCCATGGGGTTGCCTCCAGCTTCATGGACCAATTCATGGCcacaaattttacaaagCTCTTGCAAAAAATCAATTATCTCAATTTAAATCCTTACTTTACTCCCTCAATTGCTCCTTCACCCTCGCGTTTTATTCATAAAAGAACACTGTTAGGCTCTATAATGAGTCACAGGGGTGTACTGTATGGGTATAAAAAAAGACAAAGTATGAACATAATGCTGATTCGTAAAAATCCACTCCACAGACTGAGATTTCATAAGCtaataaacttaaaaagGTATAAGTATGGTTTTAACACTGCGATTACTAGAAGAAGACCTCATCTAAGccattttaatatacaaaatacaAAGAACCATTATAGGGACCCCTATAATACGAGGATAGGGTACACGAATAATATGTCTGAATATAGGTCTTTTGGTTACCCAGCCTATAAACTCAATACGTCAGTCTCTCATAGTAGGAAATATTATGAGCTTTTCAACTCCTCTAATCAGTACATGGACAACATTCTCGATGTGTTCAAATCTTGTAGTTACACTGGAAGTTTGGTGGAATTACTGAATAAACTGGGATATAACGTCTACGCAATGGATTTACAAGCTCATGGATTATCTGAAAGTTTCACTAGCATCAGGTGTTACGTCACAGACTTCCAGGATTACGTCAGTGATCTTCTTCAATTCGTTGAAATTGTCAGGTCGGGTAAGTTTTTTGACAACTCCGactcttacacactaactCAATATCCAACAAGTTCACCAAACCTACGTTTTGGTCATGAATTCACCCAATTCTCCACTGAGGACCAGGAAAGTAACACAGAGTACTTCAGTAGTATGAACAATAGCCCAATAAGTAACGAGTCAGGATATACTTTAAGGAACCATATCAATACACCCCTATCAAAAGAAAGTAAACAAAAGGATCAATTTGTGCTAATTGGGCATTCTATGGGCGCTAATATCTGTTTACAGGCAATTGAACATTATAATTCCTTACCCAAAACTGATGCTGACGATGACACTGACCAATCTTGTACACCCAAAAAACAAGTTTTGGGGCAAAACACCCGTATGAATGAAAACAACTTGGTGGATGTTTTTATAAGTGTGTCTGGAATGTATAACATCTTGGACCTCTTAACTAAAACTATTAAGAAGATATTTCCGATTTTCTTCAGAGTCACTTCCATGTTTATCCCTTCTCACGACACTGTTCCACTCAAATACCGTGATTACACCACCACCTTCAGACTCTACAAACGCTTCCAT gACCCGTATTTTTATATCAGGAAGCTGACTCATTTGAAAGGCCACCAAGTTATTAAGGCGTGTAGAGAAGTGTTTGAAAACGTTAGGTTTTATCCTAAGCAAATCAAGACACTCATACTACACTCAAGCCACGATCCTTCATGCCATATCAAT GGCTCTAATGAACTGTATGAACGTCTGGAAGGGGAACACTGCCAATATTTGCAAGTCGACTCAAACTTTCATTCAATTATGAGCTTCGAGTACATTGGAGTCATAAAGGATATTTTCCTAAAAGTCCTCTCATAA
- the tma20 gene encoding Translation machinery-associated protein 20 gives MVKKFTPDDIISQNLIKTSVQRNIKLNIVKEYPLLKDTIDVIFPKKMQIYLAKCQEHVNLLLVGGEIMFIQHRDGPWIPSLRLVHKCNFHIYFSNPDILPKMQVDSGAIKFVLRGSNIMCPGLTSEGGKMDDVEADTVVQVTASGRYNACAVGLTTMSTKEILEKNKDVCIQTVHYLNDGYWQFNADKYGYSP, from the exons atgGTGAAGAAGTTCACTCCGGATGACATAATATCGcagaatttaattaaaacttCCGTTCAGAGGAATATCAAACTGAAc ATTGTGAAGGAATATCCTCTTTTAAAGGACACCATTGATGTGATTTTCCCTAAAAAAATGCAGATTTATTTGGCAAAATG ccAGGAACATGTAAACTTATTGCTGGTTGGAGGTGAAATAATGTTTATCCAGCACAGGGATGGTCCTTGGATACCATCTCTTCGTTTGGTACACAAATGtaattttcatatttatttttcaa ACCCTGATATTCTTCCTAAGATGCAGGTGGATAGTGGCGCCATTAAGTTTGTTTTGAGAGGATCCAACATAATGTGCCCTGGACTAACATCTGAGGGTGGTAAAATGGATGACGTTGAGGCTGATACAGTTGTT CAAGTGACTGCTTCTGGGAGATATAACGCCTGTGCAGTTGGACTAACTACGATGTCAACCAAGgaaat TTTAGAAAAGAATAAGGACGTTTGTATTCAGACTGTCCACTATTTGAACGATGGATACTGGCAATTCAACGCTGATAAGTATGGCTACTCTCCctaa
- a CDS encoding putative integral membrane protein, giving the protein MQTLLNTPYIAFTIAIYIIFLFVKESQAVLINKYHVQNGPYLSIFGFFKKRPKIPELLAFHSNSEFSKLMLPIIDKVSKDTGLHIEVIQVDDHKNYELFSSAMNFCGEGGLPLYLNVSTGEYILGITTYENLKLLALGKKPERYSRINVNLLEDASYRTTGLIGRIKRFIREIKLKGRENIFKRYKETISKKNNSKKVN; this is encoded by the exons ATGCAAACACTACTTAACACACCTTATATCGCATTTACAATCGCaatatacattatattCTTATTTGTAAAGGAATCTCAAGCtgttttaattaataaatatcaT GTACAAAATGGACCGTATTTAAGTATCTTTGGATTCTTTAAGAAAAGGCCTAAAATTCCTGAACTGTTGGCTTTTCACAGTAACTCCGAATTCTCAAAA ttgATGTTGCCCATAATTGATAAAGTATCAAAGGATACAGGATTACACATTGAAGTGATTCAAGTTGACGATCATAAAAACTACGAA TTATTTTCTAGTGCTATGAATTTCTGTGGAGAGGGTGGCCTGCCTCTTTACTTAAATGTATCCACCGGCGAATATATCCTTGGAATTACTACTTACGAGAATTTGAAGCTTTTGGCACTCGGAAAAAAACCAGA GAGATACTCAAGAATTAATGTCAATTTACTTGAGGACGCTTCATATCGAACTACG GGCCTTATCGGTAGAATTAAAAGATTCATACGTGAA atAAAGTTAAAGGGTCGagaaaatatatttaaaagataTAAAGAAACTATTTCtaagaaaaataattctaaaaaggttaattaa